The Chitinophagaceae bacterium genome window below encodes:
- a CDS encoding VCBS repeat-containing protein yields the protein MKKIYFAAALSIVSLSCFAQVPFVKKILMDSVALHPQIVDVNKDGLNDLVIVSNYVDAKGDDATNIKNLCWLEAPTFKYHLIQKLVYRSCGFATADVDNDGWEDVVGADDIDGKDENENGGLFWLKNPGKNETGEWKYFRIGFTPYPKDILVADFDGDGKKDVISRSSAHRIDMFYQDKNNVFAKKIIPAPPYDGTALLDVDRDGSTDIVINGCWLQNPGKDRNAEWKKYDYDSSWYKMNENGKTKWYHNNCRVAVGDIDKDGLQDIVVASGETNGYPINWYKAPTNPFTGKWIKGTIGLSDFCHTLHLADIDNDSDLDLVTGELIFYTDTTPETTPHNVAVYLNKNNGSVWDRQLLSNKGIYSGTVGDWDSDGDLDIIGPRNYNMTPLQLWENKSNDHKLPLSSWKYIEADSSRAKWGDFQQPSWLRYFGTDAEDINNDHYADIVAGRYVYISPGGDLTNKWKRTDLNDNIDGMLWINADNDDLPDMIGEALPAVYWLEATDKSLAKWSKTKIGSIKETDHTNGQGYLKAQIIPGGKPEILLNGGDGLYMFQIPADPQKGNWPKTLISNTEIIDEGISVGDVDADGDIDIIASRSNHNGPKSIVWFANPGRDKETVVKWEENLVGTANFWPDRIKCADFNKDGLLDIAVTEERYPGDKPDAALFWFEQRKEFGNTLWLRHTIVTQYSMNSLDVADIDRDGDADIITNEHKGSTHETQIWQNDSKGNFTKILIDTGKENHLGTRLFDLDNDGDLDIVGAAWDNYKYLHVWRNEAMNPSIKITEDSDEGQACFKIQTPSATYYYQKEAGGFSSIVDKYGTDWIGYRNSGNPPSLASAASDYRGLPNLVDGEPGGGIGHPGFAKCNSIQVNANTIETESKDGKWKWRWRIFENYAAMEILKMDESRKYWFLYEGTINGKFNPKQQSWGNDKDGLRKDKPDFLKNEIQGKWDYVYFGDNKGKNSFVLAPGEKDDLNDTFGFMGTSKDGVASKDGMVVFGFGRGRNVTSLLAKPMKFYIGFLDENILSENFPVKLSGLIQLYHATK from the coding sequence ATGAAAAAAATATATTTCGCTGCAGCATTAAGCATTGTAAGCCTCTCCTGTTTTGCACAAGTCCCTTTCGTAAAAAAAATACTGATGGACTCTGTTGCCCTGCATCCACAGATTGTAGATGTAAATAAAGATGGGCTGAATGATCTGGTGATTGTTTCCAATTATGTTGACGCCAAAGGCGATGATGCCACCAATATAAAAAACTTATGCTGGCTGGAAGCCCCGACTTTCAAATATCATTTAATTCAAAAGTTAGTTTACCGTTCATGCGGATTTGCAACTGCTGATGTTGACAATGATGGCTGGGAAGATGTTGTTGGCGCAGATGATATTGATGGCAAAGATGAAAATGAAAATGGTGGATTGTTCTGGCTGAAAAATCCCGGAAAAAATGAAACAGGTGAATGGAAATATTTTCGAATCGGGTTTACGCCTTATCCCAAAGACATACTTGTTGCTGATTTTGACGGTGACGGAAAAAAAGATGTCATATCAAGAAGCTCGGCTCACCGCATAGATATGTTTTACCAGGATAAAAACAATGTGTTCGCAAAGAAAATTATTCCTGCACCACCTTATGATGGCACTGCCCTGCTTGATGTTGACAGGGATGGCAGCACCGACATTGTTATCAATGGATGCTGGCTGCAAAACCCCGGCAAAGACAGGAATGCTGAATGGAAGAAATATGACTATGATTCCTCCTGGTATAAAATGAATGAAAATGGCAAAACAAAATGGTATCATAATAATTGCCGTGTGGCAGTTGGCGATATAGATAAAGATGGTTTACAGGACATCGTTGTAGCATCAGGTGAAACAAACGGCTATCCCATTAACTGGTACAAAGCACCCACTAATCCATTCACAGGAAAATGGATAAAGGGAACAATCGGGCTATCTGATTTTTGTCATACACTTCATTTAGCCGATATTGATAACGACAGTGATCTTGATTTGGTTACTGGTGAATTGATTTTTTACACAGATACTACTCCTGAAACAACGCCTCACAACGTAGCCGTTTATTTGAATAAAAATAATGGTTCCGTATGGGACAGGCAGTTGCTGAGTAATAAAGGAATATACAGCGGTACAGTTGGTGATTGGGATAGTGACGGAGACCTCGATATTATTGGCCCACGTAATTACAACATGACACCCTTACAACTTTGGGAAAATAAAAGCAACGATCATAAACTGCCCCTTTCATCATGGAAATATATTGAGGCTGATAGTTCCCGTGCAAAGTGGGGTGATTTTCAGCAGCCATCCTGGTTAAGATATTTTGGTACAGATGCAGAAGATATTAATAATGATCACTACGCTGATATTGTTGCAGGAAGATATGTTTATATCAGCCCCGGAGGCGATTTGACAAACAAGTGGAAACGCACCGACTTAAATGATAATATTGACGGCATGCTCTGGATAAATGCAGATAACGATGATCTGCCCGATATGATCGGAGAAGCTTTGCCTGCTGTTTACTGGCTTGAGGCAACAGATAAATCGCTTGCTAAGTGGAGTAAAACAAAAATTGGCTCGATCAAAGAAACAGATCATACAAACGGCCAGGGATACCTGAAAGCACAAATTATTCCCGGGGGCAAACCTGAAATACTGTTAAATGGCGGCGATGGATTGTATATGTTTCAAATTCCTGCAGATCCGCAAAAAGGTAACTGGCCAAAAACATTAATCAGTAACACAGAAATTATTGATGAAGGTATTAGTGTTGGGGATGTGGATGCAGATGGTGATATAGATATTATCGCCAGTCGTTCCAACCATAATGGTCCAAAATCAATAGTGTGGTTTGCTAACCCCGGTAGAGACAAAGAAACCGTTGTAAAATGGGAAGAGAACCTGGTGGGCACCGCCAATTTCTGGCCCGACAGAATTAAATGCGCCGACTTTAATAAAGATGGTCTGCTTGATATTGCGGTTACTGAAGAACGTTACCCAGGTGATAAGCCTGATGCCGCTTTGTTCTGGTTTGAGCAACGAAAGGAATTTGGTAATACTTTATGGCTCAGGCATACGATTGTTACGCAATACTCCATGAATAGTCTTGATGTTGCAGATATTGACAGGGATGGAGATGCTGATATCATCACGAATGAACACAAAGGCAGTACGCATGAAACACAGATATGGCAAAATGATAGTAAAGGTAATTTTACTAAAATTCTAATTGACACTGGTAAAGAAAATCATCTTGGAACAAGATTGTTTGATCTGGATAATGACGGAGACCTGGACATTGTAGGAGCGGCCTGGGATAATTATAAATACCTGCATGTTTGGCGCAACGAAGCTATGAATCCATCAATAAAAATTACAGAGGATAGCGACGAAGGGCAAGCCTGCTTTAAAATTCAAACGCCATCAGCAACCTATTACTATCAAAAAGAAGCAGGCGGATTTTCAAGCATCGTTGATAAATACGGCACTGACTGGATCGGCTATCGCAATTCAGGTAATCCACCATCACTTGCCTCTGCCGCTTCTGATTATCGTGGACTACCCAATTTGGTAGATGGTGAACCTGGTGGGGGAATCGGTCATCCCGGATTTGCAAAATGCAATTCCATCCAGGTAAATGCCAATACCATTGAAACAGAAAGCAAAGACGGAAAATGGAAATGGAGATGGAGGATTTTTGAAAATTATGCAGCAATGGAAATCCTTAAAATGGATGAAAGCAGGAAATACTGGTTTTTATATGAAGGCACCATAAATGGAAAATTCAATCCAAAACAACAAAGCTGGGGCAATGATAAAGATGGTCTCAGGAAAGATAAACCCGATTTCCTGAAGAATGAAATACAAGGCAAATGGGATTATGTATATTTTGGCGACAATAAAGGAAAAAACTCTTTTGTGCTGGCCCCCGGTGAAAAAGACGATCTCAATGATACATTTGGTTTCATGGGAACTTCTAAAGATGGGGTTGCTTCAAAAGATGGAATGGTTGTGTTTGGTTTCGGGCGTGGCAGAAACGTAACATCCCTTTTAGCAAAACCAATGAAATTTTATATCGGGTTTCTTGATGAGAATATTTTATCAGAAAACTTTCCGGTAAAATTATCCGGGTTAATTCAACTCTATCATGCAACAAAATAA
- a CDS encoding dihydrodipicolinate synthase family protein translates to MHKELSESVKQLLMSGTVIPAHPLALTQNLQLDEERQRLLTKYYMASGAGGVAVGVHTTQFEIRKPEINLLESVLRIAADEIDKAQLQHPFLKVAGICGPTEQALKEAELAAEYGYHLGLVSNGGLNEYSEAELIKRTEAISAVIPVFGFYLQPAVGGRLLSYEFWRDLAAIPNVHAIKIAAFNRYQTIDVVRAVCDSARRNEIALYTGNDDNIIADLLTPYQFTVNGEKVEKRFAGGLLGHWAVWTKKAVELLNEIKYCIDHDYAGVETLLSKGIEVTDMNAVIFDAKNSFKGCIPGIHEVLRRQGILEGRWCLHPEEELSAGQMEDINRIYKNYQHLTDDEFVKEFLDAISTHSDALSNH, encoded by the coding sequence ATGCATAAAGAACTCAGTGAGTCTGTGAAACAATTGTTGATGTCGGGTACCGTTATACCTGCTCATCCTTTAGCATTAACGCAAAATCTTCAATTAGATGAAGAACGGCAGCGATTGCTTACAAAGTATTATATGGCGAGTGGTGCAGGTGGCGTGGCAGTTGGCGTTCATACCACTCAATTTGAAATACGCAAACCTGAAATAAATCTTCTTGAATCAGTGCTTCGGATTGCAGCCGATGAAATTGACAAAGCACAGTTACAACATCCTTTTCTTAAAGTGGCAGGTATCTGCGGACCTACAGAACAGGCATTGAAAGAAGCTGAACTGGCTGCTGAATATGGCTACCATCTCGGGCTTGTGAGCAACGGAGGTTTGAATGAATATTCAGAAGCAGAACTCATTAAACGTACCGAAGCTATTTCAGCAGTTATTCCCGTGTTTGGTTTTTATCTGCAGCCTGCAGTGGGTGGCCGGTTATTGAGTTATGAATTCTGGCGTGACTTAGCAGCCATTCCCAATGTACATGCTATAAAAATTGCCGCATTCAACCGTTACCAAACCATTGATGTTGTAAGAGCCGTTTGTGATTCTGCAAGAAGAAATGAGATTGCATTATACACTGGCAATGATGATAATATTATTGCTGATTTACTTACCCCCTATCAATTCACTGTTAACGGAGAAAAAGTTGAAAAAAGATTTGCAGGCGGCTTGCTTGGACATTGGGCTGTATGGACAAAAAAAGCAGTAGAACTTTTAAACGAAATAAAATATTGCATTGATCATGATTATGCAGGAGTTGAAACATTATTATCCAAAGGCATTGAAGTTACGGATATGAATGCGGTAATCTTTGATGCAAAGAATTCCTTTAAAGGCTGCATACCCGGTATTCATGAAGTGCTGCGCAGGCAGGGAATACTTGAAGGCAGGTGGTGCTTACATCCTGAAGAAGAACTTTCCGCCGGGCAGATGGAAGACATTAACAGGATCTATAAAAATTATCAGCACCTCACTGACGATGAGTTTGTAAAAGAATTTCTGGATGCCATATCAACTCATAGTGATGCATTATCCAATCACTAA